The Vicia villosa cultivar HV-30 ecotype Madison, WI linkage group LG1, Vvil1.0, whole genome shotgun sequence genome includes a region encoding these proteins:
- the LOC131635085 gene encoding two-component response regulator-like APRR1, which yields METEEQELIDLNSNESNCGGNNSKSGDGFIDRSKVRILLCDNDSKSSEEVFTLLLNCSYQVTSVKSARQVIDALNAEGQYIDIILAEVDLPIKKGMKMLKYIARDKELRRIPIIMMSAQDEVPIVVKCLRLGAADYLVKPLRTNELLNLWTHMWRRRRMLGLIENNIVNYDFDMVASDPSDANTNSTTLFSDDTDDRSKRNTNPEPGISIQQEHEDSVATDAAVIEELPYANLSEYQPDVPGISDRRTGSSGQHPPCNKVTNGGFDGPKKSELRIGESSAFFTYVKATATKSNFEEIVHVEDNSTSQGVEDMNQAYSQQGGNDLQRHEIGEMIESCSQDDLPRSNSIPDSFSIERSCTPPVSMEVSQQNNHYNEEHPQGVIHPRSGSYGSELNPPGMPAQHAYQYYIPGVVNHVMMPSSAQPYQNNIQDRQNHAGSSMIAQYSHLPQCPPHATGMTPYPYFPMSICLQTGQVSTIHSWPSLGSSTSCEAKLSKVDRREAALMKFRQKRKERCFEKKIRYVNRKQLAERRPRVRGQFVRKLNGINVDLNGQPASTDYDNDDEEEDEENNGARDSSPKDA from the exons ATGGAGACTGAGGAACAGGAACTTATTGATTTGAACAGCAACGAGAGTAATTGTGGTGGGAATAATAGCAAGAGTGGTGATGGGTTCATTGATAGGAGTAAAGTTAGGATTTTGCTTTGTGAtaacgattccaagagttctgaAGAGGtttttactcttcttttgaattgCTCTTATCAAG TCACGTCTGTAAAATCGGCAAGGCAAGTGATTGATGCATTGAATGCGGAGGGGCAATATATAGACATCATACTAGCTGAAGTCGACCTTCCAATAAAAAAAGGCATGAAGATGTTAAAGTACATAGCACGGGATAAAGAATTGCGCCGAATCCCTATTATAA TGATGTCTGCACAAGATGAGGTACCAATTGTTGTAAAGTGCTTGAGGCTTGGAGCAGCAGACTATCTAGTAAAGCCTTTACGTACTAATGAGCTATTAAATTTATGGACGCACATGTGGAGAAGGAGacgcatg CTTGGACTTATAGAGAACAACATCGTGAATTATGATTTTGATATGGTAGCATCAGACCCAAGTGATGCCAATACAAATAGCACCACCTTGTTCTCTGATGACACAGATGACAGGTCCAAAAGAAACACCAATCCAGAGCCTGGAATTTCAATCCAACAAGAACACGAG GATAGCGTTGCCACCGATGCTGCTGTTATTGAGGAACTCCCATATGCTAATCTATCAGAATATCAGCCTGATGTACCTGGAATTAGTGACCGAAGAACAG GTTCTTCAGGACAGCATCCGCCATGCAACAAAGTTACGAATGGTGGCTTTGATG GTCCAAAGAAGAGTGAACTAAGAATTGGAGAGTCATCGGCCTTTTTCACTTATGTCAAAGCAACCGCAACAAAGAGCAACTTTGAAGAGATTGTGCATGTCGAAGATAATAGTACTTCACAAGGGGTGGAAGATATGAATCAAGCGTATTCTCAACAAGGGGGTAACGACCTTCAAAGACATGAAATTGGAGAAATGATTGAAAGCTGTTCACAAGATGACTTACCCAGAAGCAATAGTATACCTGATTCTTTCTCTATCGAGAGGTCGTGCACCCCACCTGTATCAATGGAGGTTTCACAACAAAATAACCATTACAACGAAGAACATCCACAGGGGGTAATTCATCCAAGAAGTGGAAGTTATGGTTCTGAGCTCAACCCACCGGGCATGCCTGCCCAACACGCTTATCAGTATTATATACCAGGAGTTGTTAATCATGTTATGATGCCATCATCGGCACAACCGTATCAAAATAATATCCAGGATCGTCAAAATCATGCTGGTTCATCTATGATTGCCCAGTACAGTCATCTTCCCCAATGTCCACCTCATGCAACTGGGATGACACCCTACCCGTATTTTCCAATGAGTATTTGTTTACAAACTGGTCAGGTTTCTACTATTCATTCATGGCCGTCATTAGGAAGTTCAACTTCATGTGAAGCAAAGTTGAGCAAAGTTGATAGGAGAGAAGCAGCATTGATGAAGTTTAGACAGAAAAGAAAAGAGCGCTGCTTTGAGAAGAAAATCAGGTATGTCAATCGGAAACAACTTGCAGAAAGGCGGCCTCGTGTTAGGGGACAGTTTGTCAGAAAGTTGAATGGTATTAATGTGGATCTAAATGGACAACCTGCTTCCACCGACTATGATAATGATGACgaggaagaggatgaagaaaacAATGGCGCGAGAGATTCCTCTCCTAAGGATGCTTGA
- the LOC131635096 gene encoding protein NEN1-like — translation MGPPPLSDDLSEIVFFDVETTVPTRPGQGFAILEFGAILVCPRKLTELRNYSTLVRPADLSLITPLSERCNGINAEAVSSAPTFADIASAVYDLLHGRIWAGHNIIRFDCVRVKDAFAAINQTPPEPKGYIDSLVLLTQKFGRRAGNMKMATLATYFGLGQQTHRSLDDVRMNLEVLKYCATVLFLESSLPDIFTENSWVSPNAVTRSRSNGKSRSEGGLLNMNKDSVLVSSPETADKNHPILSLATSSTNVDVPNVADSFSFRELQDEINRESVRADVAMNEKSIQNSPDSAASFSVLQTSSSSIVVLEPEKISISSLDASLVPSYRGSQRIELLHEGFAFQLHSSGLKVRFGISTKFVDSAGRPRLNFVVDPSPSLCNVLEACDNVARKLSAESGSGSDWRPVVIRKEGFYNYPTIRLHLPTAVCEEIAIYATEIYQKETSGSVQRLLFSKFDAEELGAMFKPGTFVDAVFSLDPYDYHQNAGIKLVAKKLIIH, via the exons ATGGGTCCACCTCCTCTGAGTGATGATCTATCGGAAATCGTATTCTTCGACGTAGAAACCACCGTGCCGACCCGACCCGGTCAGGGTTTTGCCATTTTAGAATTCGGAGCGATTCTGGTATGTCCGAGGAAACTGACGGAGCTTCGAAACTACTCCACTCTGGTCAGACCTGCTGATCTTTCACTCATCACTCCTTTATCGGAGCGATGTAACGGAATCAACGCTGAAGCTGTTTCGTCTGCTCCTACATTCGCCGACATCGCTAGTGCTGTTTATGATCTTCTTCACG GGAGGATTTGGGCGGGGCATAATATCATAAGATTTGATTGTGTTAGGGTTAAAGATGCATTTGCTGCGATTAATCAAACACCGCCTGAACCTAAAGGATATATTGATTCTTTGGTTTTGTTGACTCAAAAGTTTGGAAGAAGAGCTGGTAACATGAAG ATGGCTACTCTTGCAACCTATTTTGGTCTTGGGCAGCAGACACACAG GAGCTTAGATGATGTTCGGATGAATCTTGAAGTTCTCAAATATTGTGCAACAGTTCTATTCTTG GAGTCAAGTCTCCCAGATATATTCACTGAAAATAGTTGGGTTTCGCCAAATGCTGTTACAAGAAGTCGCAGTAATGGGAAATCTCGGTCAGAAGGGGGTTTGTTAAATATGAATAAGGATTCTGTGTTGGTATCATCTCCTGAAACTGCAGATAAAAATCATCCAATCCTTTCTCTTGCAACAAGCAGCACAAATGTGGATGTCCCAAATGTTGCAGATTCTTTTAGTTTTCGTGAACTTCAGGATGAAATTAATAGGGAGTCCGTTAGAGCAGATGTTGCCATGAATGAGAAATCCATACAAAATTCACCTGATTCTGCAGCCTCATTTTCTGTGCTTCAGACTAGCAGCAGCTCTATCGTTGTTTTGGAGCCCGAAAAAATATCTATTTCTTCTCTTGATGCATCTCTTGTTCCATCTTATCGTGGCAGTCAAAGGATAGAATTACTTCATGAAGGTTTCGCATTTCAGCTTCATTCTTCTGGTTTGAAAGTGCGGTTTGGAATTAGCACAAAGTTTGTTGATAGTGCTGGCCGGCCACGGTTAAATTTTGTGGTTGATCCATCACCAAGTTTATGCAATGTTCTTGAAGCATGCGACAATGTTGCACGTAAGTTATCCGCAGAGTCTGGTAGTGGCTCTGATTGGAGGCCAGTTGTTATCAGGAAAGAGGGCTTCTACAACTATCCTACCATCAGATTGCA CTTACCTACAGCAGTATGCGAAGAGATTGCCATTTATGCAACAGAAATATATCAAAAAGAAACATCTGGATCTGTGCAAAGACTTCTCTTCAGCAAGTTTGACGCAGAAGAGCTTGGTGCCATGTTCAAGCCTGGGACATTTGTTGATGCGGTCTTCTCCTTAGATCCTTATGACTATCATCAGAATGCAGGGATTAAATTAGTTGCCAAGAAATTGATCATTCATTGA